From a single Spirochaetota bacterium genomic region:
- a CDS encoding zinc-binding dehydrogenase — VDGSVSETLGHEAVGIIADTSGRSSFKPGDRVIVMPENGCGTCTLCLAGEHIHCEHPINALAVAGSSTGRATYAQYCIQQEHLLLRIPDDISDDHAAMALCALGPTFNAMQKMQVHAGETVLISGLGAVGLGGVINAVARGARVIALEMHPYRTKLALSLGAEAVIDPKDPGALKHILALTNDRGADASVETSSAPDALSFIAEATQRMGRIAIVGWAGSIIGAQLVKKGLTVFGAWHWNHLRDAEAMFTTIRRSRALLDRFITHRFPMSRIEDAWTAQRSGECGKILVDPWQ; from the coding sequence GGTCGATGGATCGGTATCCGAAACGCTCGGCCACGAAGCGGTCGGCATCATCGCTGATACTTCGGGGCGATCGTCGTTCAAACCCGGCGACCGTGTCATCGTCATGCCTGAGAACGGATGCGGGACATGCACGCTCTGCCTCGCCGGAGAACATATACACTGTGAACACCCTATCAATGCGCTTGCCGTTGCCGGCAGTTCTACCGGACGCGCGACATACGCACAATACTGCATTCAGCAGGAGCATCTCCTGCTGCGAATCCCTGATGATATTTCGGACGACCATGCTGCGATGGCATTATGCGCTCTCGGCCCCACGTTCAATGCAATGCAGAAGATGCAGGTACATGCGGGAGAGACCGTTCTCATTTCCGGGCTCGGTGCTGTCGGCCTCGGCGGTGTGATCAACGCCGTCGCGCGCGGCGCGCGTGTCATCGCGCTTGAGATGCATCCCTACCGCACGAAACTCGCGCTTTCGCTCGGGGCGGAAGCGGTCATCGATCCGAAAGACCCCGGCGCGCTCAAACACATACTCGCGCTCACGAACGATCGCGGCGCAGACGCCTCCGTCGAAACAAGCAGCGCGCCGGACGCACTTAGCTTCATCGCAGAGGCGACACAGCGCATGGGGCGTATCGCCATAGTCGGCTGGGCGGGATCGATAATCGGGGCACAGCTTGTCAAGAAAGGGCTCACTGTCTTCGGCGCATGGCATTGGAATCACCTCCGCGATGCAGAAGCGATGTTCACGACCATTCGAAGATCACGAGCGCTTCTCGACCGCTTCATCACGCATCGATTCCCGATGAGCAGGATCGAGGACGCATGGACGGCTCAGCGATCGGGGGAATGCGGAAAGATACTTGTCGATCC